The following proteins come from a genomic window of Aequorivita marisscotiae:
- a CDS encoding heavy metal translocating P-type ATPase, which yields MEKLQLKIPVILPQVPNEKDSCVERLIQKLQAKEGIEKVHIADANGADVPKLCFHYDPDIISIDRIQSLAESTGAEITEKYGHLLIEVKGIRHTRQARSIERSLLAINGVLEASVSGSGMVRLEFDKKQTNFDEISKQIEKEDLQVQRSASNENDYTEASKKQERSKKEETKEQTSTEGHEHKEGETHEEGEEHAHGGIFGKNTELIFSIICGALLGIGFGLSYVESIPDWVSLTLYIGAYFFGGFFTAKEAVQTVAKGGFEIDFLMLVAAIGAAILGEWAEGALLLFLFSLGHALEHYAMEKARKSIAALADLAPKTALLKKDGKTEEVGIEKLSIGDIIVVKPNSKISADGVVVNGKSSVNQAPITGESVPVDKIPVEDTGKDYSADDDIKDENRVFAGTINGNNTLEIKVIKEAKDSTLSRLVKLVNEAQTQKSPTQLLTDKFEKYFVPSVLILVGILLFAFLVIDEPFSASFYRAMAVLVAASPCALAISTPSAVLSGVARAARGGVLIKGGRPLEDLGVITALAFDKTGTLTEGKPKLTEVVPLGNIEENELLKIAVAVENLSDHPLAKAVVRDGKERLKGTDITDASDLEAVLGKGIKASLGKDKIYIGNLDLYEDLDEAKPSEDISNKVKELEGGGNTTMLIRRNKEYIGIIALMDTPREAAKETLKKLKEIGIKRMIMLTGDNQKVADAVAKEIGLTDAWGSLLPEEKVDAIKKLKEQESKVAMVGDGVNDAPAMANSTVGIAMGAAGSDVALETADIALMADKLETLPFAIGLSRKAKTIIKQNLWVSLGIVALLIPSTIFGLANIGIAVVVHEGSTLLVVFNALRLLAYKK from the coding sequence ATGGAAAAACTACAACTAAAAATACCGGTCATCCTTCCGCAAGTTCCTAACGAAAAAGATTCTTGTGTTGAAAGGCTTATTCAAAAACTACAAGCTAAAGAGGGCATCGAAAAAGTGCACATTGCCGATGCAAACGGAGCTGATGTGCCAAAGCTCTGTTTTCATTATGACCCAGATATCATTTCCATTGACCGCATTCAATCCCTCGCCGAAAGTACTGGTGCCGAGATTACCGAAAAATACGGGCATTTGCTCATTGAAGTTAAAGGAATCAGACACACAAGACAGGCTCGTTCCATAGAGAGAAGCCTTTTGGCAATCAATGGAGTTTTGGAAGCTTCCGTTTCAGGCTCTGGAATGGTACGACTTGAGTTTGATAAAAAGCAAACAAATTTTGATGAAATAAGCAAACAAATTGAAAAGGAAGACCTTCAGGTTCAACGCAGTGCTTCAAACGAAAATGATTACACCGAAGCATCCAAAAAACAAGAGCGTTCAAAGAAGGAAGAGACTAAAGAGCAAACTTCCACCGAGGGACACGAGCACAAAGAAGGCGAGACCCACGAGGAAGGAGAAGAGCACGCCCACGGTGGTATTTTCGGTAAAAATACGGAGCTTATTTTTTCCATTATCTGTGGGGCACTTCTCGGAATAGGTTTCGGCCTTTCCTATGTGGAATCCATCCCAGATTGGGTCAGTCTTACTTTATACATTGGTGCTTACTTTTTCGGTGGTTTCTTTACGGCCAAGGAAGCAGTACAGACGGTTGCCAAAGGCGGTTTTGAAATTGACTTCTTAATGCTGGTTGCCGCCATTGGTGCAGCCATTCTGGGAGAATGGGCAGAAGGTGCATTGTTATTGTTCCTGTTTAGTTTGGGGCACGCCCTTGAACATTATGCAATGGAAAAGGCCCGAAAGTCCATTGCGGCACTGGCAGATTTAGCACCAAAAACAGCATTGCTGAAAAAAGATGGTAAGACAGAAGAAGTCGGGATTGAAAAATTAAGTATAGGCGATATCATTGTGGTCAAACCCAACAGTAAAATATCTGCCGATGGTGTTGTGGTCAATGGAAAAAGCAGTGTCAACCAAGCACCTATCACAGGGGAAAGTGTACCTGTGGACAAAATTCCTGTGGAAGATACGGGCAAGGACTATTCGGCAGACGATGATATCAAGGACGAAAACCGCGTTTTTGCCGGAACTATCAACGGTAATAATACTTTGGAAATAAAGGTAATCAAAGAAGCCAAAGACTCTACGCTGTCCCGACTGGTCAAATTGGTCAACGAGGCACAGACCCAAAAATCCCCCACCCAACTTTTGACCGACAAGTTTGAAAAATACTTTGTACCATCCGTACTGATATTGGTTGGTATCCTACTCTTTGCCTTTTTGGTCATTGATGAACCGTTTAGTGCCAGTTTTTACCGTGCAATGGCAGTATTGGTAGCCGCCAGCCCTTGTGCACTCGCCATTTCAACACCAAGTGCGGTATTAAGCGGTGTGGCACGGGCAGCACGGGGCGGTGTACTTATCAAAGGTGGGCGACCGCTTGAGGATTTAGGGGTCATTACCGCTTTGGCTTTTGATAAAACGGGCACACTTACCGAAGGCAAGCCCAAACTTACCGAAGTAGTACCACTGGGGAATATTGAAGAAAATGAACTGTTAAAGATAGCCGTTGCCGTTGAAAACTTGAGCGACCACCCTTTGGCCAAAGCCGTCGTAAGGGATGGGAAAGAGCGTCTGAAAGGTACTGATATTACCGATGCGTCAGATTTGGAAGCGGTTCTCGGAAAAGGTATCAAAGCTTCTTTGGGCAAGGATAAAATCTATATAGGAAACCTTGACTTGTATGAAGACCTCGATGAAGCAAAACCATCCGAAGATATATCGAATAAAGTAAAAGAACTTGAAGGTGGTGGAAATACCACAATGCTCATAAGAAGGAACAAAGAATATATAGGTATCATCGCCCTGATGGATACCCCACGGGAAGCGGCCAAGGAAACCCTTAAAAAATTAAAGGAAATCGGTATTAAGCGGATGATAATGCTAACTGGCGATAATCAAAAGGTTGCCGATGCCGTTGCTAAAGAAATTGGGTTGACCGATGCCTGGGGAAGCCTGTTGCCAGAGGAAAAGGTAGATGCCATTAAAAAATTAAAAGAACAGGAATCCAAAGTCGCAATGGTAGGCGACGGTGTGAACGATGCCCCTGCAATGGCAAACAGCACCGTAGGTATCGCAATGGGTGCAGCGGGCAGTGATGTGGCATTGGAAACAGCTGACATTGCCCTAATGGCCGATAAACTGGAAACCCTGCCCTTTGCCATAGGTTTGAGCAGGAAGGCAAAGACCATTATCAAGCAAAACCTTTGGGTCAGTCTTGGTATTGTTGCCCTGCTTATACCCTCAACCATTTTTGGGCTTGCCAATATCGGTATTGCGGTGGTAGTCCACGAAGGCTCAACACTACTTGTGGTATTCAATGCCTTAAGGCTTTTAGCGTATAAAAAATAA
- a CDS encoding Fur family transcriptional regulator, whose translation MTKTEKTLLNRGIRPTQMRSKIYKFLKRKQSAMSFSDLKKAFVQKSETNKTANRTTFYRNLKIFEDKGLIHQINDGVGVAKYAISDENAKGKYGTDLHMHFHCTVCRKTICLPNKISEESLPDDYEVNDVNLVLKGICEKCRKK comes from the coding sequence ATGACAAAGACGGAAAAAACACTTTTAAACCGAGGGATTCGACCTACTCAAATGAGGTCGAAGATATACAAGTTCCTGAAAAGGAAACAAAGTGCCATGTCCTTTTCCGATTTGAAAAAGGCGTTTGTTCAAAAGAGCGAAACCAATAAAACAGCAAACAGAACTACCTTTTATCGCAATCTCAAGATTTTTGAGGATAAAGGGTTGATTCATCAGATTAATGATGGTGTAGGAGTGGCAAAATATGCGATTTCTGATGAAAATGCCAAAGGTAAATACGGTACAGATTTACATATGCACTTTCATTGTACCGTTTGTAGGAAAACCATCTGTTTACCAAATAAAATATCGGAAGAAAGCCTGCCAGACGATTATGAAGTGAACGATGTGAACTTGGTTTTGAAAGGAATATGTGAAAAATGCAGGAAAAAATAA
- a CDS encoding APC family permease has product MAELKKSLGTLRLTFYGVGTIVGAGIYTVIGAAAGQAGTDLWLSFIFAAIAASVSAMSYAELSSTYPNAGAEFIFVRKAFPKIDIPSFLTGWTIAFHSSATIAAVLLAFSGYFNTFFSIPSLLVSYGVLVMLSLISITGIKKSSTANIIMVSIQLLGLFLLIAFGLLETGPPKAAFFKVESFSGTLAATATLFFVYTGFEHMAALGSEVKNPGKTIPRAFLLTMVFTTVIYLLISFTVLNIADPSELAKVDSPLSLAASNLNSWLPVALAVAALFATANAAFSGIISISRLLFGMASVGELPKFMTKTNAQKVPWATTLVVMVAVAGFILLGDIKIVAGMSSLGALLVFVAVNIALIVLRFKAPNKERPFKVPLSIGKVPVLPILAILISLSLVIQYDWEVYSAFVGAIAVGIILDYFLDKKSKDEIDPEKEKELFNH; this is encoded by the coding sequence ATGGCAGAATTAAAAAAATCATTGGGAACACTTCGACTCACTTTTTATGGCGTTGGCACCATTGTGGGCGCAGGAATTTACACGGTAATCGGCGCAGCAGCTGGACAAGCGGGAACAGACCTCTGGTTAAGTTTTATCTTTGCTGCCATTGCAGCAAGTGTGTCGGCAATGTCTTATGCTGAATTATCCTCAACCTATCCGAATGCGGGTGCGGAATTTATTTTTGTACGCAAGGCGTTTCCTAAGATTGATATTCCGTCTTTTCTCACGGGCTGGACGATTGCGTTCCACAGTTCGGCCACCATTGCAGCGGTGCTACTGGCTTTTTCAGGCTATTTCAACACTTTTTTTAGTATTCCTTCCCTACTTGTCAGTTATGGTGTTTTGGTTATGCTCTCGTTGATAAGCATTACGGGCATCAAGAAATCATCTACCGCTAATATCATTATGGTTAGTATTCAGCTCTTGGGATTGTTCCTTCTTATAGCGTTCGGACTTTTGGAAACAGGCCCACCAAAAGCAGCATTTTTTAAAGTTGAATCCTTTTCCGGTACTTTGGCAGCAACGGCTACCTTGTTTTTTGTTTATACTGGCTTTGAACATATGGCGGCTTTGGGTTCAGAGGTAAAAAACCCTGGCAAGACAATTCCTCGTGCCTTTCTATTGACAATGGTTTTTACAACCGTCATCTATTTGCTCATATCTTTTACGGTACTCAACATTGCCGACCCGTCAGAACTGGCAAAAGTGGATTCGCCACTTTCACTTGCGGCATCCAACCTCAACAGTTGGTTGCCCGTTGCCTTGGCCGTAGCAGCACTTTTCGCCACTGCAAATGCGGCTTTTAGTGGTATAATTTCTATTAGCAGGTTGCTTTTTGGAATGGCAAGCGTAGGCGAACTACCAAAATTTATGACCAAAACCAATGCACAGAAAGTTCCGTGGGCAACTACCCTTGTAGTTATGGTAGCAGTTGCTGGATTTATATTGTTGGGCGATATCAAAATCGTAGCGGGAATGTCATCTTTGGGTGCATTGCTTGTTTTTGTTGCCGTGAACATTGCACTTATCGTATTGCGTTTCAAAGCACCCAATAAAGAAAGACCATTCAAAGTTCCTTTATCCATTGGAAAAGTTCCAGTATTGCCCATATTGGCGATACTCATTAGTTTGTCCTTGGTAATTCAATATGATTGGGAAGTATATTCAGCATTTGTGGGAGCTATTGCAGTAGGCATTATCTTGGATTATTTTTTGGACAAAAAGTCAAAAGATGAAATAGACCCTGAAAAAGAAAAGGAGCTTTTTAACCATTAA
- a CDS encoding GDCCVxC domain-containing (seleno)protein: protein MEAILKSEITCPNCGHKKVEDMPTNSCQFFYECEKCKTVLKPKEGDCCVYCSYGSLPCPPIQLTRKDEC, encoded by the coding sequence ATGGAAGCTATATTAAAATCAGAAATTACCTGTCCAAACTGCGGACACAAAAAAGTAGAAGATATGCCAACAAATTCCTGTCAATTCTTTTATGAATGCGAGAAGTGTAAAACTGTTCTAAAACCAAAAGAAGGTGACTGTTGCGTTTACTGTTCTTATGGTTCTTTGCCCTGTCCTCCTATCCAGTTAACAAGAAAAGATGAATGCTGA
- a CDS encoding heavy metal translocating P-type ATPase: protein MKAATSRPLSPKVNKEKTGWKTHWDLLLALLILVILLTLEYGFNLDIPTIPLLAINLIAYILAGRKVLDLAWRKSKRGDFFNEFVLMSVATIGAFIIGEYEEGVAVMVFYQIGEWFQDSAVKRAKRSIKALLDIRPDEVIVLRNGKSQVIHPSEVEIGEKIQVKPGEKVALDGDLISEKASFNTAALTGESKPDTKYKGEQVLAGMINQNTLAEVKVTALFRDSKLSKILEMVQDATARKSQTQLFISRFAKVYTPIVFFLALALCVTPIFFVDDYVFREWFYRALVFLVISCPCALVVSIPLGYFGGIGLASRNGILFKGGNYLDVMTQVKTVVMDKTGTLTKGVFKVQQVVPEGIEKEELIKVAAALEKNSTHPIAIAVTDYADNKHQGLQTSNIEEIAGHGLKGIVGNKEVLAGNLKLLKKYDIAYPAEVEQIVDTIVVLSIDNKYAGYITIADEIKEDAYQAIKEMHRLNIKTVMLSGDKQTVVDQVAKVLGIDEAYGGLLPDEKVEKVEALKKEGVKLAFVGDGVNDAPVIALADVGIAMGGLGSDATIETADVVIQNDQPSKIVAAIKAGKITKNIVWQNIILAMTVKIIVLALGAGGVATLWEAVIADVGVALLAILNAVRIQRKDL from the coding sequence ATGAAAGCAGCTACATCCCGGCCCTTAAGCCCAAAAGTTAATAAAGAAAAAACAGGCTGGAAAACCCACTGGGACCTTCTGCTTGCCTTGCTGATTTTGGTTATACTGTTAACATTGGAATATGGGTTTAACCTCGACATACCCACTATACCTTTATTGGCAATTAACCTCATTGCTTATATTCTCGCCGGAAGAAAAGTTTTAGATCTCGCTTGGCGAAAGTCAAAAAGAGGCGATTTCTTCAATGAATTTGTATTGATGAGTGTGGCAACAATCGGCGCATTCATCATTGGAGAATATGAAGAAGGTGTTGCCGTAATGGTATTTTACCAAATAGGCGAATGGTTTCAGGACTCGGCAGTTAAGCGCGCCAAAAGAAGCATTAAAGCCTTGCTTGATATAAGGCCTGATGAAGTTATCGTTCTAAGAAACGGAAAATCACAGGTTATACATCCTTCAGAAGTAGAAATAGGAGAAAAGATACAAGTGAAACCTGGTGAAAAGGTTGCCTTGGATGGTGATCTCATTTCTGAAAAAGCCTCTTTCAACACTGCGGCATTAACAGGGGAGAGCAAACCAGATACCAAATATAAAGGTGAACAGGTACTGGCCGGGATGATCAATCAAAATACACTTGCAGAAGTAAAGGTAACCGCCCTGTTTAGGGATAGTAAACTCAGCAAAATCTTGGAAATGGTACAGGATGCCACCGCACGTAAATCACAGACCCAACTCTTCATATCCCGTTTTGCCAAAGTATATACCCCAATCGTATTTTTCCTTGCACTGGCACTTTGTGTAACCCCAATATTTTTTGTGGATGATTATGTGTTTCGGGAATGGTTTTATCGTGCCTTGGTATTCTTGGTGATCAGTTGCCCCTGTGCATTGGTTGTTTCCATACCTCTGGGCTACTTTGGAGGTATCGGCCTTGCTTCCCGAAATGGAATCCTGTTCAAAGGCGGAAACTATTTGGATGTTATGACCCAAGTAAAAACAGTGGTGATGGACAAAACAGGCACCTTGACCAAAGGGGTCTTTAAAGTTCAGCAAGTAGTACCCGAAGGAATTGAAAAAGAAGAACTGATCAAAGTAGCAGCAGCTTTGGAAAAGAACTCGACCCATCCCATAGCCATAGCTGTAACGGATTATGCCGATAATAAACACCAAGGCCTACAAACTTCAAACATTGAAGAAATAGCAGGACACGGCTTGAAAGGCATCGTTGGTAATAAGGAAGTATTGGCTGGAAACCTTAAACTTTTAAAGAAATATGACATAGCTTATCCTGCCGAAGTCGAACAGATTGTAGATACCATAGTGGTATTGTCCATTGATAATAAGTACGCCGGTTATATCACTATTGCCGATGAAATAAAGGAAGATGCATATCAGGCCATCAAGGAAATGCACCGTCTAAACATAAAAACCGTAATGTTATCTGGTGATAAACAAACAGTGGTAGATCAGGTGGCAAAAGTTTTGGGAATTGATGAAGCTTATGGTGGACTGCTTCCGGACGAAAAAGTGGAGAAAGTGGAGGCTCTTAAAAAAGAAGGAGTAAAATTGGCCTTTGTAGGCGATGGTGTTAACGATGCTCCGGTTATTGCCCTCGCCGATGTTGGTATTGCAATGGGCGGTCTCGGTAGTGATGCCACCATCGAAACAGCAGATGTAGTTATTCAAAACGACCAGCCGTCAAAGATCGTTGCAGCAATAAAGGCGGGTAAAATCACCAAAAACATTGTCTGGCAAAATATCATTCTCGCTATGACAGTCAAAATTATAGTACTTGCATTAGGTGCAGGCGGTGTTGCTACTTTATGGGAAGCCGTTATCGCAGATGTGGGTGTAGCTCTTTTAGCTATATTGAATGCTGTGAGAATACAACGGAAGGATTTATAA
- a CDS encoding helix-turn-helix domain-containing protein, producing MITKTIEITEISVNELTDIVAEKLFNKLKMYLPDYKSTEEDVFLSPKETAEFLKISRGTLWRWTKDGKINCYGIGARRYYSKNELMELLKGNILRH from the coding sequence ATGATAACCAAAACAATCGAAATCACAGAAATATCAGTTAACGAACTTACCGATATAGTAGCAGAAAAATTATTTAATAAACTTAAAATGTATTTACCGGATTATAAATCTACCGAAGAAGATGTTTTTCTGTCACCGAAAGAAACAGCAGAATTTTTAAAAATTAGTAGGGGTACTCTTTGGCGTTGGACAAAAGATGGAAAAATAAACTGTTACGGAATAGGTGCTCGCCGATATTACAGTAAAAATGAGTTGATGGAACTCCTTAAAGGTAAT